One Pseudoliparis swirei isolate HS2019 ecotype Mariana Trench chromosome 4, NWPU_hadal_v1, whole genome shotgun sequence genomic window carries:
- the usp47 gene encoding ubiquitin carboxyl-terminal hydrolase 47 isoform X1, whose protein sequence is MEMVPNEENQFVPKEGVFWSCRQSLFDEIKRISQIQNAAEEPRVLCIIQDITSAKMINERLTLNLPASTTLSKLYDDVAHKARYVKATFDLAWGNTPDMAPLDRSSTMSLSDSSFEPGGKKNFLQLTDKDGEQPQIASDESGTADSSGLDDSSQERFIGPLARDSTVGCSSDYSSPSYSYSSILNKSETGYVGLINQAMTCYLNSLLQTLFMTPEFRNALYNWEFEETEEDPVTSIPHQLQRLFVLLQTTKKRAIETTDVTRSFGWDSSEAWQQHDVQELCRVMFDALEQKWKQTKQADLINQLYQGKLKDYVCCLECGYQSWRVDTYLDIPLVIRPFGASQAYGSVEEALHAFIQPETLDGPNQYSCERCNKKCDARKGLRFLHFPYLLTLQLKRFDFDYTTMHRIKLNDRMTFPDELDMSPFIDVEDEKSPQTESCTDSGAENEGSCHSDQMSNDFSTDDCMDEGICLDSTGSTERVLKPKSLPTFELFSVMVHSGSAAGGHYYACIKSFSDGQWYSFNDQHVSKITQEDIRKTYGGSSGSRGYYSSAFASSTNAYMLIYRLKDPSKNAKYLAAEDFPEHIKSLVLKEKESEEQEKRQREIERNTCKIKLFCVHPVKMMTESKLEVHKDKTLKEATEMAYKMMELDGVVSLDCCRLVKYDEFHEYLERSYEGEEDTPMGLLLGGVKSSYMFDLLLETRKPEQVFQPYKPGEVMVKVHVVDLKSEAIATPISVRAYLNQTITEFKQLIAQAAGLSAETMRVVLERCYNDLRLLYVPNKTLKAEGFFRSNKVFVESSESTDHQVDFTESLLWKLLDRHGNTIRLLVLLPEQSPGTLANRTLCQKVGGDSDVPAEGSKSNRKSVEVIEECTDKLKNLSLQQQDCSTGDSQKSSDASDFEHIESPTREADSNASLTVAADNRELENRIRTTAAGSSGPSSDPENHVAGEERSDSEVNNDRSTSSVDSDILSSSHSSDTLCNADSGPIQLANGLDSHSITSSRRSKAHEGKKETWDTAEEDSGTDSEYDDNGKSKAEAQYLYFRAEPCSQDDSSSDAQKCLVVHVDKRITLAAFKLNLEPYVGVATTQFKVFRVYANNQEFESVRLNETLSSFSDDNKITIRLGRALKKGEYRVKVYQLLVNEPEPCKFLVDTVFAKGMTVRQSKEELLPQLKEQCKLDLSIDSVRLRKKTWKNPGTVFLDYHVYEEDISISSNWEVFLEVLNEPEKMKSMSQLAILTRRWSPTTMKLGPFQEVILESSNVEELKEKLSEMSNIPLENLEFAKGRGTFPCDISVLEIHQDLDWNPKVSTLNVWPLYICDDGAVVFYRASTEEPKELSDEERGELMKRESSRLLKTGHRVSYSPRKEKALKIYLDGGPAKDSGQD, encoded by the exons GGTGTGTTTTGGAGTTGCAGACAAAGTCTTTTTGATGAGATCAAGAGGATTTCTCAG ATCCAAAATGCAGCTGAGGAGCCGAGAGTGCTGTGTATCATACAGGACATCACCAGTGCAAAGATGATCAATGAGAGGCTGACCCTCAACCTGCCTGCTTCCACCACCCTCTCCAAACTCTATGACGATGTTGCCCACAAAGCGCGATATGTGAAAGCCACTTTCGACCTTGCTTGGGGAAATACACCGGACATG GCACCACTGGACCGCAGCAGTACGATGTCACTCTCAGATTCTAGTTTTGAGCCTGGTGGTAAGAAGAATTTCCTCCAGCTCACAGACAAAGATGGCGAGCAGCCCCAGATTGCATCG GATGAGTCTGGAACAGCAGACAGCAGTGGACTAGATGACAGTTCCCAGGAGCGGTTTATTGGTCCCCTGGCTAGAGACAGCACTGTAGGCTGCAGTAGTGACTACAGCAGTCCATCGTACTCCTACTCGTCCATCCTCAACAAATCTGAAACTG GTTATGTTGGCTTGATCAACCAAGCTATGACCTGCTATTTGAACAGTCTTCTACAAACGCTGTTCATGACCCCGGAGTTCAGAAATGCACTTTACAA CTGGGAGtttgaggagactgaagaggatCCAGTCACCAGTATACCACACCAGTTGCAAAGGCTGTTTGTTCTGCTGCAGACTACTAAGAAACGGGCAATCGAGACCACGGATGTGACGCGGAGCTTCGGCTGGGACAGCAGCGAGG CGTGGCAGCAGCATGATGTCCAGGAGCTGTGCAGGGTCATGTTTGATGCCCTGGAGCAAAAGTGGAAGCAGACGAAGCAG GCTGACCTGATCAACCAGCTGTACCAGGGGAAGCTGAAGGATTATGTCTGTTGTCTGGAGTGTGGCTATCAGAGCTGGAGGGTTGATACTTACCTGGACATTCCGCTTGTGATCAGACCCTTCGGAGCCAGTCAGGCCTATGGCAGTGTG GAAGAGGCGTTGCATGCATTCATCCAACCAGAAACTCTAGATGGGCCCAACCAGTACTCCTGTGAACGCTGCAATAAGAAATGTGACGCCCGAAAG GGCCTGAGGTTTCTGCACTTCCCCTACCTGCTGACACTACAGCTGAAGCGGTTTGATTTTGACTACACCACGATGCATCGCATCAAGCTTAATGACCGCATGACCTTCCCTGACGAGCTTGACATGAGTCCATTCATCGATGTGGAAGATGAG AAATCTCCTCAGACGGAGAGCTGCACTGACAGCGGAGCAGAGAATGAAGGCAGTTGCCACAGCGACCAGATGAGCAACGATTTCTCCACCGATGATTGTATGGATGAAGGCATCTGCTTGGACAGCACCGGCAGCACGGAGAGGGTGTTGAAGCCAAAG AGCTTGCCAACCTTTGAGCTGTTCTCCGTCATGGTGCATTCTGGGAGCGCTGCAGGCGGTCACTACTACGCCTGCATCAAATCCTTCAGTGATGGCCAGTGGTACAGCTTCAACGATCAGCACGTTAGCAAG ATCACCCAAGAAGATATCAGGAAGACATACGGGGGGTCCTCGGGGAGCAGAGGCTATTATTCCAGTGCCTTTGCAAG CTCTACAAATGCATATATGCTGATTTATAGATTGAAGGATCCCTCAAAGAATGCAA AGTATTTAGCTGCAGAAGACTTCCCAGAGCACATAAAGAGTTTGGTTCTGAAGGAGAAGGAGTCCGAAGAGCAGGAAAAGCGACAGCGGGAAATTGAGCGCAACACTTGCAAG ATAAAGCTTTTCTGCGTGCATCCTGTTAAGATGATGACAGAGAGCAAGCTGGAAGTGCACAAGGACAAAACTCTTAAAGAAGCAACAGAAATGGCCTACAAG ATGATGGAGCTGGACGGAGTGGTGTCTCTGGACTGCTGCCGCTTGGTCAAGTACGACGAGTTCCACGAGTACCTGGAACGCTCCTATGAAGGTGAGGAGGACACACCGATGGGCCTGCTGCTCGGAGGAGTCAAGTCCTCGTATATGTTCGACCTCCTGCTCGAGACCCGCAAACCAGAGCAAGTGTTCCAGCCTTACAAACCTGGAG AGGTGATGGTGAAGGTTCATGTCGTGGATCTGAAGAGCGAGGCCATCGCCACTCCCATCAGTGTTCGGGCGTACTTGAACCAGACGATCACTGAATTCAAACAGCTTATTGCACAG GCGGCAGGCCTTTCTGCAGAAACCATGCGCGTCGTGCTAGAGCGCTGCTATAATGACCTCCGGCTCCTGTATGTTCCCAACAAGACGCTGAAAGCtgagggcttcttcaggagtAACAAG GTTTTCGTAGAGAGCTCCGAGTCGACGGATCATCAGGTTGATTTCACTGAGTCACTCTTGTGGAAACTGTTGGATCGTCACGGGAATACGATCCGGCTCTTGGTCTTACTCCCCGAGCAGTCTCCTGGTACCTTGGCCAACAGGACTCTTTGCCAAAAAGTAGGAGGTGACTCCGATGTGCCCGCTGAGGGATCAAAGAGTAACAGGAAATCTGTCGAGGTCATCGAAGAGTGCACAGACAAGTTAAAGAATCTGTCTCTGCAGCAGCAGGACTGCAGCACGGGTGACAGCCAGAAAAGCTCTGACGCCAGCGACTTTGAACACATCGAATCCCCGACCCGAGAGGCCGACTCAAACGCTTCGCTCACTGTGGCTGCAGACAACCGAGAATTAGAGAACCGGATCAGGACCACCGCGGCGGGCAGCAGCGGCCCCTCCTCTGACCCCGAGAACCACGTTGCCGGCGAGGAGCGCTCAGACTCTGAGGTGAACAATGACCGCAGCACCAGCTCAGTGGACAGCGACATCCTGAGCTCCAGCCACAGCAGTGACACACTGTGCAATGCCGACAGCGGGCCCATCCAGCTGGCCAACGGCTTGGACTCGCACAGCATCACAAGTAGCCGGCGCTCCAAAGCCCACGAGGGCAAAAAAGAGACCTGGGATACTGCTGAGGAAGACTCTGGTACAGACAGCGAGTATGATGACAATGGGAAGAGCAAGGCAGAGGCACAGTACCTGTACTTCAGAGCAGAACCTTGTTCTCAAGATGACTCCTCATCGGATGCACAAAAAT GCTTAGTGGTTCATGTGGACAAGAGAATAACGTTGGCGGCATTTAAACTGAACCTGGAGCCGTACGTGGGCGTCGCCACCACCCAGTTCAAGGTGTTTCGTGTGTACGCCAACAACCAGGAGTTCGAGAGCGTACGGCTCAATGAAACGCTCTCGTCATTCTCCGATGATAACAAG ATAACTATTCGATTAGGAAGAGCGCTGAAAAAGGGTGAATACAGAGTCAAAGTGTATCAACTACTCGTGAATGAACCCGAG CCCTGCAAGTTCCTCGTGGACACGGTGTTCGCCAAGGGCATGACGGTCAGACAGTCGAAAGAGGAGCTGCTCCCGCAGTTGAAAGAGCAGTGCAAGCTTGACCTCAGCATTGACAG tgttcGTCTCAGGAAAAAGACGTGGAAGAACCCCGGCACGGTGTTTCTGGACTATCATGTCTATGAAGAAGACATCAGCATCTCCTCCAACTGGGAGGTTTTCCTGGAAGTTCTCAATG AACCGGAGAAGATGAAGTCCATGTCGCAGCTGGCCATCCTGACCCGGAGATGGAGCCCCACTACAATGAAGCTGGGGCCCTTCCAGGAAGTCATTCTGGAGAGCAGCAACGTCGAAGAACTCAAGGAGAAG CTCAGTGAAATGAGCAATATCCCGCTCGAAAACCTGGAGTTTGCAAAG GGTCGGGGAACATTTCCGTGTGATATTTCTGTGTTGGAGATCCATCAGGATCTGGACTGGAACCCTAAGGTGTCGACTCTTAACGTGTGGCCTCTGTACATCTGTGACGACGGCGCCGTGGTATTCTACAG GGCCAGCACAGAGGAACCGAAGGAGCTGTCCGACGAGGAGCGCGGCGAGCTGATGAAGAGGGAGAGCAGCCGCCTGCTGAAGACTGGACACCGTGTCAGCTACTCGCCGCGCAAGGAGAAGGCCCTCAAGATCTACCTGGACGGAGGCCCTGCCAAGGACTCGGGGCAGGACTGA
- the usp47 gene encoding ubiquitin carboxyl-terminal hydrolase 47 isoform X2 translates to MEMVPNEENQFVPKEIQNAAEEPRVLCIIQDITSAKMINERLTLNLPASTTLSKLYDDVAHKARYVKATFDLAWGNTPDMAPLDRSSTMSLSDSSFEPGGKKNFLQLTDKDGEQPQIASDESGTADSSGLDDSSQERFIGPLARDSTVGCSSDYSSPSYSYSSILNKSETGYVGLINQAMTCYLNSLLQTLFMTPEFRNALYNWEFEETEEDPVTSIPHQLQRLFVLLQTTKKRAIETTDVTRSFGWDSSEAWQQHDVQELCRVMFDALEQKWKQTKQADLINQLYQGKLKDYVCCLECGYQSWRVDTYLDIPLVIRPFGASQAYGSVEEALHAFIQPETLDGPNQYSCERCNKKCDARKGLRFLHFPYLLTLQLKRFDFDYTTMHRIKLNDRMTFPDELDMSPFIDVEDEKSPQTESCTDSGAENEGSCHSDQMSNDFSTDDCMDEGICLDSTGSTERVLKPKSLPTFELFSVMVHSGSAAGGHYYACIKSFSDGQWYSFNDQHVSKITQEDIRKTYGGSSGSRGYYSSAFASSTNAYMLIYRLKDPSKNAKYLAAEDFPEHIKSLVLKEKESEEQEKRQREIERNTCKIKLFCVHPVKMMTESKLEVHKDKTLKEATEMAYKMMELDGVVSLDCCRLVKYDEFHEYLERSYEGEEDTPMGLLLGGVKSSYMFDLLLETRKPEQVFQPYKPGEVMVKVHVVDLKSEAIATPISVRAYLNQTITEFKQLIAQAAGLSAETMRVVLERCYNDLRLLYVPNKTLKAEGFFRSNKVFVESSESTDHQVDFTESLLWKLLDRHGNTIRLLVLLPEQSPGTLANRTLCQKVGGDSDVPAEGSKSNRKSVEVIEECTDKLKNLSLQQQDCSTGDSQKSSDASDFEHIESPTREADSNASLTVAADNRELENRIRTTAAGSSGPSSDPENHVAGEERSDSEVNNDRSTSSVDSDILSSSHSSDTLCNADSGPIQLANGLDSHSITSSRRSKAHEGKKETWDTAEEDSGTDSEYDDNGKSKAEAQYLYFRAEPCSQDDSSSDAQKCLVVHVDKRITLAAFKLNLEPYVGVATTQFKVFRVYANNQEFESVRLNETLSSFSDDNKITIRLGRALKKGEYRVKVYQLLVNEPEPCKFLVDTVFAKGMTVRQSKEELLPQLKEQCKLDLSIDSVRLRKKTWKNPGTVFLDYHVYEEDISISSNWEVFLEVLNEPEKMKSMSQLAILTRRWSPTTMKLGPFQEVILESSNVEELKEKLSEMSNIPLENLEFAKGRGTFPCDISVLEIHQDLDWNPKVSTLNVWPLYICDDGAVVFYRASTEEPKELSDEERGELMKRESSRLLKTGHRVSYSPRKEKALKIYLDGGPAKDSGQD, encoded by the exons ATCCAAAATGCAGCTGAGGAGCCGAGAGTGCTGTGTATCATACAGGACATCACCAGTGCAAAGATGATCAATGAGAGGCTGACCCTCAACCTGCCTGCTTCCACCACCCTCTCCAAACTCTATGACGATGTTGCCCACAAAGCGCGATATGTGAAAGCCACTTTCGACCTTGCTTGGGGAAATACACCGGACATG GCACCACTGGACCGCAGCAGTACGATGTCACTCTCAGATTCTAGTTTTGAGCCTGGTGGTAAGAAGAATTTCCTCCAGCTCACAGACAAAGATGGCGAGCAGCCCCAGATTGCATCG GATGAGTCTGGAACAGCAGACAGCAGTGGACTAGATGACAGTTCCCAGGAGCGGTTTATTGGTCCCCTGGCTAGAGACAGCACTGTAGGCTGCAGTAGTGACTACAGCAGTCCATCGTACTCCTACTCGTCCATCCTCAACAAATCTGAAACTG GTTATGTTGGCTTGATCAACCAAGCTATGACCTGCTATTTGAACAGTCTTCTACAAACGCTGTTCATGACCCCGGAGTTCAGAAATGCACTTTACAA CTGGGAGtttgaggagactgaagaggatCCAGTCACCAGTATACCACACCAGTTGCAAAGGCTGTTTGTTCTGCTGCAGACTACTAAGAAACGGGCAATCGAGACCACGGATGTGACGCGGAGCTTCGGCTGGGACAGCAGCGAGG CGTGGCAGCAGCATGATGTCCAGGAGCTGTGCAGGGTCATGTTTGATGCCCTGGAGCAAAAGTGGAAGCAGACGAAGCAG GCTGACCTGATCAACCAGCTGTACCAGGGGAAGCTGAAGGATTATGTCTGTTGTCTGGAGTGTGGCTATCAGAGCTGGAGGGTTGATACTTACCTGGACATTCCGCTTGTGATCAGACCCTTCGGAGCCAGTCAGGCCTATGGCAGTGTG GAAGAGGCGTTGCATGCATTCATCCAACCAGAAACTCTAGATGGGCCCAACCAGTACTCCTGTGAACGCTGCAATAAGAAATGTGACGCCCGAAAG GGCCTGAGGTTTCTGCACTTCCCCTACCTGCTGACACTACAGCTGAAGCGGTTTGATTTTGACTACACCACGATGCATCGCATCAAGCTTAATGACCGCATGACCTTCCCTGACGAGCTTGACATGAGTCCATTCATCGATGTGGAAGATGAG AAATCTCCTCAGACGGAGAGCTGCACTGACAGCGGAGCAGAGAATGAAGGCAGTTGCCACAGCGACCAGATGAGCAACGATTTCTCCACCGATGATTGTATGGATGAAGGCATCTGCTTGGACAGCACCGGCAGCACGGAGAGGGTGTTGAAGCCAAAG AGCTTGCCAACCTTTGAGCTGTTCTCCGTCATGGTGCATTCTGGGAGCGCTGCAGGCGGTCACTACTACGCCTGCATCAAATCCTTCAGTGATGGCCAGTGGTACAGCTTCAACGATCAGCACGTTAGCAAG ATCACCCAAGAAGATATCAGGAAGACATACGGGGGGTCCTCGGGGAGCAGAGGCTATTATTCCAGTGCCTTTGCAAG CTCTACAAATGCATATATGCTGATTTATAGATTGAAGGATCCCTCAAAGAATGCAA AGTATTTAGCTGCAGAAGACTTCCCAGAGCACATAAAGAGTTTGGTTCTGAAGGAGAAGGAGTCCGAAGAGCAGGAAAAGCGACAGCGGGAAATTGAGCGCAACACTTGCAAG ATAAAGCTTTTCTGCGTGCATCCTGTTAAGATGATGACAGAGAGCAAGCTGGAAGTGCACAAGGACAAAACTCTTAAAGAAGCAACAGAAATGGCCTACAAG ATGATGGAGCTGGACGGAGTGGTGTCTCTGGACTGCTGCCGCTTGGTCAAGTACGACGAGTTCCACGAGTACCTGGAACGCTCCTATGAAGGTGAGGAGGACACACCGATGGGCCTGCTGCTCGGAGGAGTCAAGTCCTCGTATATGTTCGACCTCCTGCTCGAGACCCGCAAACCAGAGCAAGTGTTCCAGCCTTACAAACCTGGAG AGGTGATGGTGAAGGTTCATGTCGTGGATCTGAAGAGCGAGGCCATCGCCACTCCCATCAGTGTTCGGGCGTACTTGAACCAGACGATCACTGAATTCAAACAGCTTATTGCACAG GCGGCAGGCCTTTCTGCAGAAACCATGCGCGTCGTGCTAGAGCGCTGCTATAATGACCTCCGGCTCCTGTATGTTCCCAACAAGACGCTGAAAGCtgagggcttcttcaggagtAACAAG GTTTTCGTAGAGAGCTCCGAGTCGACGGATCATCAGGTTGATTTCACTGAGTCACTCTTGTGGAAACTGTTGGATCGTCACGGGAATACGATCCGGCTCTTGGTCTTACTCCCCGAGCAGTCTCCTGGTACCTTGGCCAACAGGACTCTTTGCCAAAAAGTAGGAGGTGACTCCGATGTGCCCGCTGAGGGATCAAAGAGTAACAGGAAATCTGTCGAGGTCATCGAAGAGTGCACAGACAAGTTAAAGAATCTGTCTCTGCAGCAGCAGGACTGCAGCACGGGTGACAGCCAGAAAAGCTCTGACGCCAGCGACTTTGAACACATCGAATCCCCGACCCGAGAGGCCGACTCAAACGCTTCGCTCACTGTGGCTGCAGACAACCGAGAATTAGAGAACCGGATCAGGACCACCGCGGCGGGCAGCAGCGGCCCCTCCTCTGACCCCGAGAACCACGTTGCCGGCGAGGAGCGCTCAGACTCTGAGGTGAACAATGACCGCAGCACCAGCTCAGTGGACAGCGACATCCTGAGCTCCAGCCACAGCAGTGACACACTGTGCAATGCCGACAGCGGGCCCATCCAGCTGGCCAACGGCTTGGACTCGCACAGCATCACAAGTAGCCGGCGCTCCAAAGCCCACGAGGGCAAAAAAGAGACCTGGGATACTGCTGAGGAAGACTCTGGTACAGACAGCGAGTATGATGACAATGGGAAGAGCAAGGCAGAGGCACAGTACCTGTACTTCAGAGCAGAACCTTGTTCTCAAGATGACTCCTCATCGGATGCACAAAAAT GCTTAGTGGTTCATGTGGACAAGAGAATAACGTTGGCGGCATTTAAACTGAACCTGGAGCCGTACGTGGGCGTCGCCACCACCCAGTTCAAGGTGTTTCGTGTGTACGCCAACAACCAGGAGTTCGAGAGCGTACGGCTCAATGAAACGCTCTCGTCATTCTCCGATGATAACAAG ATAACTATTCGATTAGGAAGAGCGCTGAAAAAGGGTGAATACAGAGTCAAAGTGTATCAACTACTCGTGAATGAACCCGAG CCCTGCAAGTTCCTCGTGGACACGGTGTTCGCCAAGGGCATGACGGTCAGACAGTCGAAAGAGGAGCTGCTCCCGCAGTTGAAAGAGCAGTGCAAGCTTGACCTCAGCATTGACAG tgttcGTCTCAGGAAAAAGACGTGGAAGAACCCCGGCACGGTGTTTCTGGACTATCATGTCTATGAAGAAGACATCAGCATCTCCTCCAACTGGGAGGTTTTCCTGGAAGTTCTCAATG AACCGGAGAAGATGAAGTCCATGTCGCAGCTGGCCATCCTGACCCGGAGATGGAGCCCCACTACAATGAAGCTGGGGCCCTTCCAGGAAGTCATTCTGGAGAGCAGCAACGTCGAAGAACTCAAGGAGAAG CTCAGTGAAATGAGCAATATCCCGCTCGAAAACCTGGAGTTTGCAAAG GGTCGGGGAACATTTCCGTGTGATATTTCTGTGTTGGAGATCCATCAGGATCTGGACTGGAACCCTAAGGTGTCGACTCTTAACGTGTGGCCTCTGTACATCTGTGACGACGGCGCCGTGGTATTCTACAG GGCCAGCACAGAGGAACCGAAGGAGCTGTCCGACGAGGAGCGCGGCGAGCTGATGAAGAGGGAGAGCAGCCGCCTGCTGAAGACTGGACACCGTGTCAGCTACTCGCCGCGCAAGGAGAAGGCCCTCAAGATCTACCTGGACGGAGGCCCTGCCAAGGACTCGGGGCAGGACTGA